From Tiliqua scincoides isolate rTilSci1 chromosome 2, rTilSci1.hap2, whole genome shotgun sequence, the proteins below share one genomic window:
- the TMEM171 gene encoding transmembrane protein 171: MYSVPGSTHGEGDNGHPRKLISFLFVFGITLLCSGFLLSMFVLQTCPSGAFGDCKGALKIVGPLLAVVGLVCIILAQSRAKGYLREVQLQDDQIYGFVFCRGNCQFAQFLIFGFLFLTSGMLISVLGIWIPGCSPGWHYQQFNVSNMSANEPQDCGFHSVQTMGPLIVLIGLCFFVIAHIKKKQTLNLIQESSANEDEQLSPESFQVTVGDTVLVFPPPPPPYFADPPLQTITPCVGASDLPLNENPPPYHSTFIN; the protein is encoded by the exons ATGTATTCAGTTCCTGGTTCCACGCATGGAGAAGGAGATAATGGACACCCTCGGAAACTtatctcttttctttttgtttttggcaTCACATTATTATGTTCTGGGTTTCTTCTTTCAATGTTTGTTTTGCAGACATGTCCCAGTGGAGCCTTTGGTGACTGTAAAGGAGCCCTTAAAATTGTTGGGCCACTCCTTGCTGTTGTTGGACTAGTTTGTATAATTTTGGCACAATCGAGAGCGAAGGGCTACCTCAGAGAGGTGCAGCTACAAGATGACCAGATATATGGCTTTGTTTTTTGCAGAGGAAACTGCCAGTTTGCTCAGTTCCTCATTTtcggttttttatttttaactagTGGGATGCTCATTAGTGTCCTTGGCATTTGGATTCCTGGATGTAGCCCAGGATGGCACTACCAACAGTTTAATGTGAGCAATATGTCTGCTAATGAACCACAAGACTGTGGATTTCACTCTGTTCAAACCATGGGTCCTTTGATTGTGCTTATTGGATTATGTTTCTTCGTGATAGCTCACATCAAAAAGAAACAAACCTTAAATCTCATCCAAGAGTCTTCTGCAAATGAAGATGAGCAACTGAGCCCTGAATCATTTCAAGTGACAGTAG GTGATACTGTATTGGtgttcccacctcctcctccaccttatTTTGCTGACCCTCCATTGCAAACAATTACTCCGTGCGTTGGTGCAAGTGATTTACCTTTAAATGAAAATCCTCCGCCATACCACAGCACTTTTATCAACTG A